CGCGACCCCGTGATGACCGACGACGAGCATCACCTCGCGTACCACGAGTACAACCGCGAGCGCGGCCGACTTCCGGGCGCGCTCCGGATGCGCGTCCGCCACGAACGACTCGCGACGCCGTGGTTCGACTACCTGATGGCCGCACCGGACACGATGGCGAACCTGGCAAGTGAGACCCCGTGGACCCTCGTCGACACGATCGAACCGGAGGCGGGGCTGGACCCCGCGGGCGGCGACTACGTCGGGATCCTGGAAATCGAGGGGTGAGCTCCGGGTCGGAGCGCCCGCCCGCGTCACCGAGACCAACACTTTACTCGCTCGCTACCGTTGTCGGGACAAGCGATCACCCTCTCATGTCGACACACGATATCTCACTCACGGTGGACGGGACGACCGAGGAGTTGACCGTCGAGTCGCGGACGCTGCTGGTCCACGCGCTGCGGGACGAGCTGGGGTACACCGCGCCGAACGTCGGCTGCGAGAGCGGCAAGTGCGGCGCCTGCACGGTCGAGATGGACGGTGACGCGGTCAAGTCCTGTACGGTGCTGGCGGTCCAGGCCGACGACAGCGACGTGACGACCGCCGCCGGCCTCGCCGAGGGGGGCCTCGACCCCGTCCAGCGGGCGTTCCACGACGAACACGGCCTGCAGTGCGGCTACTGTACCCCCGGAATGCTCGCGACGACCCACCAGCTACTCGACGAGAACCCCGACCCCACCCGCGCCGAGATCCGGACGGCGCTGAAAGGGAACGTCTGTCGCTGTACGGGGTACGGCAACGTCGTCGACGCCGTCGAGACGGCGGCCGAACGACTCTCGGACGCCGAGTCGTCCGCCGAGCCGGCGGGCTCGGAGGGCGAGCGGGACCAGCGCGCGGAACCGCCGCGGCCGGAGGGCGAGGACTGAGATGTTCCCGGCCGAGTTCGACTACGAGCGGGCCGAGTCGGTGAGCGAGGCGCTGGAGGCGCTGGAGCGGTACGCCGACGCGGACGTGGAGATCCTCGCGGGCGGCCACAGTCTCGTCCCGGCGATGAAGACCGAGGGGCGGGAACCGGACGTGGTCGTCGACCTCGACGTGCCCGCGCTCGACGCGGTCAACGCGCTGGACGACCGGACGGTCCTGGGGGCGCTGACGACCTACGCGACGATCGCCGACTCCGGAGCCGTGCGGTCGACCGTCCCGCTGGTGGCCGAGGCGGCGAGCGAGGTGGGCGACCTGCAGATCCGGAATCGCGGGACGATCGGCGGGAACCTGGCGGCGGCCCACCCCGGCGCGGACCTGCCGGCGGCCGTCCTGGCGAGCGACGCGACGATCTTGCTCCGGAATCGCGACGGCAAGCGGGAGGTCCCCGCGACCGACTTCTTCCGCGGCGACGGCGAGACGGCGGTCGAGCCCGGAGAACTCCT
The window above is part of the Halosimplex rubrum genome. Proteins encoded here:
- a CDS encoding (2Fe-2S)-binding protein, with product MSTHDISLTVDGTTEELTVESRTLLVHALRDELGYTAPNVGCESGKCGACTVEMDGDAVKSCTVLAVQADDSDVTTAAGLAEGGLDPVQRAFHDEHGLQCGYCTPGMLATTHQLLDENPDPTRAEIRTALKGNVCRCTGYGNVVDAVETAAERLSDAESSAEPAGSEGERDQRAEPPRPEGED
- a CDS encoding FAD binding domain-containing protein, with amino-acid sequence MFPAEFDYERAESVSEALEALERYADADVEILAGGHSLVPAMKTEGREPDVVVDLDVPALDAVNALDDRTVLGALTTYATIADSGAVRSTVPLVAEAASEVGDLQIRNRGTIGGNLAAAHPGADLPAAVLASDATILLRNRDGKREVPATDFFRGDGETAVEPGELLAGVRVPHADGGGFAYAKKTHPATGYAMVGVAAVVETDGGGDGDADRDAGGEGTVSSARVAATGAVDRAVRLPSVEDALVGDPLDSAPIDAAASEARADIDPERLRADASASAEFRGELLEAYVARALETAADRAAGDTPTA